The Mycobacterium sp. EPa45 genomic interval CACCACCTGACCCTGCGGGGAGATACGAAGAACCATTCGAAGCCGCCGCGGCGCGTTACGCGCACATTGAGAACGGGCTACAACGATTACGGGACAACATCAGACGTGACCGACTGGATTGTCTGATCATCATCGGTGATGACCAAAACGAAAACTTCGACGGATCGGCACTGCCCCAGATAGCCATCCACACCGGAGAAGGGTTCATCGTGTCTGACCGATTCCTGCCGGCCTCCCGGCCCTGGAAGAGTTCGCCCGAACTCAGTAAGGATCTGAGTGCGCATACCGTCGAGGCCGGGTTCGACGTCACCGCAGTCACCGATTTTCGTGACAGCACCTTGCACTCACACGCACACGGCGAAATCGTGGCAAACATCCTCCGAGACAACCCAATCCCGGTCGTCTTGGTGTTCCTCAATGCTGTGCATACACCGTCGTTATCCCCGAAACGGTGCTTCGCTCTCGGCCGCGCAATCGCCGACGCCGTGCGGTCACGCCGCCCAGCAGGCGAGCGGATAGGTCTCTACGCCTCCGGTGGGCTGTCACACTTCACTGCCGGCTATCCGTGGGCGGCCTACCATGGGCCGCACGTCCACGGCTCCATTGACGTCGAGTTCGATCACCGTACTCTTGAGTTCCTTTCTTCCGGAAATGGTTTCGAGCTGAGTAACCTGACCAGCGAGGACCTGCTCAACAGTGGCAACATCGAGCTGAGATCCTGGATATGCGCCGTCGGCGGCGTCGGCGACAACACCCCGTGGGCGAGCGTCTACGAGCCGATCCCCCGCGCCCTGATGGGAATGGCCGTCGCGTGGACTGATGGGCACCCGGATCATGTCTCCCCTCAGGCGTGAACACGCACTCCCAATGGCGAATTGAAGCCGGGGCAGATCTGCTGACACGGCGGGTGTGTCCTCATCGGTCGCCCGATCGCCCGGTGGACGCTTGTTCAGGAGCCCAACACGATGTTCGTCGGCGGCTTGTCGACCAGTCGACGACGGCCTTACTCCGTTGACTCAACGGCACGGAAACCCATAATCTCTGTACAACAGAGTTGATTTCACCAAGAAGATGTCTGGGCGCTTGAGTTCAGGCACCGAACCGCGGCGTAGCCGGTGATCACTTCGCAGTGGGGGCGTCGGCTGATCGGCGCCGATGATTCCTGCACTGGTGTCGCCCAACAGGTTCATCGTGGCGCCCCTTGCGCTTCGGTGCCCACAGCAACCGCCGACCAACGCAGACGGACGAGAAGGAAGTGAGACCGATGACCTCCACCGCTTCGGGAACGGGATTCGACCCTGAACGAAAGGCGATCGCGCTTGCTTGCCGCGTCCTTGCGGCGCGCGACTTGGCGCCAGGCGTCCTCGGCCACATCAGTCTGCGCGTCGACGACGATCGGCTGCTGATCCGATGCCGCGGTCCCCGGGAGCAAGGGCTGGCATTCACCACCGCAGAGGACATCCGTTTGGTCACGGTGGACGGTACCGAGGGTGCCACAGGAGAACTCGATGGCGGTTACCAGCCTCCGAACGAGTTGCCGCTGCACACCGAGGTACTTCGCGCCCGAAGCGATATCAATGCTGTGGTGCATGCGCACCCCGCGGCGGTAGTTGCCGCCGATCTCGCCGGTCTAGCTGTCCGACCGATTGTCGGAGCGTTCGACATCCCTGGTTTTCGGCTTGCCGCGGGTGGCGTGCCCGTGTATCCGCGGGGAGTGTTGTTGCGAAATCGGCAACTCGCCCAGGAAATGGTTGCTGCCATGGGCCGCCGACCTGTGGTCATTCTCCGGGCGCACGGTCTGACTAGCGTTGCCGAAACTGTGGAGCGGGCGGTGATGCAGGCGATCAGCGTCGACACCATCTCGCGTTTGTCGCT includes:
- a CDS encoding extradiol ring-cleavage dioxygenase — protein: MGEIVAGYASSHAFTFIPPGRWEGFRTKNRQNYALRHGKTPPDPAGRYEEPFEAAAARYAHIENGLQRLRDNIRRDRLDCLIIIGDDQNENFDGSALPQIAIHTGEGFIVSDRFLPASRPWKSSPELSKDLSAHTVEAGFDVTAVTDFRDSTLHSHAHGEIVANILRDNPIPVVLVFLNAVHTPSLSPKRCFALGRAIADAVRSRRPAGERIGLYASGGLSHFTAGYPWAAYHGPHVHGSIDVEFDHRTLEFLSSGNGFELSNLTSEDLLNSGNIELRSWICAVGGVGDNTPWASVYEPIPRALMGMAVAWTDGHPDHVSPQA
- a CDS encoding class II aldolase/adducin family protein, translated to MTSTASGTGFDPERKAIALACRVLAARDLAPGVLGHISLRVDDDRLLIRCRGPREQGLAFTTAEDIRLVTVDGTEGATGELDGGYQPPNELPLHTEVLRARSDINAVVHAHPAAVVAADLAGLAVRPIVGAFDIPGFRLAAGGVPVYPRGVLLRNRQLAQEMVAAMGRRPVVILRAHGLTSVAETVERAVMQAISVDTISRLSLQIASAGGTLADLTDDDAAELPDLGSALNDTIAWRHELGRLENHRS